GTACGTGAGCACCCAGTCCTGGCCGGGTTCTCCGTCACCGGCTGGCCCGAGGGAGATCGTCTGCGCGAGTTCGTCCGGAACGTAGTGCCACTCGTTGTCTCTGAACCTCGGGTAGTGTCCCTCCGGGCGTGGGTTCTCCGGATCAACGTCGTCTTCGGTCATGCGCTCTCACCGTCCTCGGGCCAGTGCCAGACGACGTCGCCGTCGTCGAGGGAGAGGACGCCGTCGCGTTCCGCGCGCTCGTAGGCGGCCATGAGCGGGGTAAACCCTACGCGCTTGCCCGTTCGCGCGGTGAATACGCGGGAGTAGGCGCGCAGGAGCCGCCACCGACGCCACCGCGTCCGGAGCTGGTGTAGGTACCTGTACATCGTCACACCAGGTGGGAGTAGATTCGGTCCGTCGTCTCCCTGGACGAATGGCGCAGGTGGCGCTGCACGTCTTCCAGACGACCGCCCTGTTCGACGATGATGCGGTAGGCCACCGAGTGTCGGAAGGTGTGCGGGGTGACGTCCTCGGGGCTGGGTTCACTGTCCTCGGTGGCGACGCTCTTCACCTGTGGCGTCACGTCGGCGGCCTGTGCGGCTCGCTTCACGACGCGCTGAACGCTGCGGGGTGTCGCCCGGTCTGACTCTCGGGACGGGAACAGCGCCCCGTTCTCGGGCTCCTTCCACCGCCCTGTGAGATACTGCTTCAGAGTGTCGCGGGCACTGTAGACGTCGCCGAAGTCGTCGAGGTAGACGGTCGCGTCGCCCGGACGGCCCTTCTGCTTGTGACTCGGTAGGTAGATGTGAGGCCGTTCGGCGTCCAGGTGGAGGTCGCCGACGTCGAGATCGACCAGTTCGCTCACCCGGAGACCGGTGTCGGCGAGCACGGTGATCATGGCGTAGTTGCGCTGCTGGAGGTACGTCGGGAACGTCTCGCTGAGGCAGACGCTTCGAACTCGTTTCACTTGGTCGGGCTTCATCCAGGACTTCGCCTGGGTGGTCTCGGTGGTGCTCATCTGAGTGTCGTTTTCTTTCGTGGTGGGTGTTCCGCGAAGGGTCGCGGAGGATTCTTTTATAAACTGTACGGGGGCCGGTTGTGACGAGTGTCGTATTCTATGTTATTCTGCGACACTCGCCTGACTTATTGGCAGGGGGTACGGTCCGGTAACTGTATATGCTTTCGCTACACAATTTCAACACAGCCATGTCCGAGGCCGACACCCCACCCGACAAGACCACCGTGAACATCCGCATCACCGAGACCTTCCTCGCCGACGTCGATGGGGCGTGGGAGGACCTCGGGTACAACAGTCGCAGTGAGTTCATCCGCGACGTCCTCCGCGACGCCGTGAAACACCCCGACTTCAACCGCGCCGACCTGAAGGCGATGCTCGCCGGTGAGGTGGACATCCAGGAAGGCCGCACACACACCAGCGACGAGGTGAAGGCCGAGTACGGCCTCGACGGCGAGGACGAGTGATCGATGAGCGACGACTGGCGCTGGGAGCTCACCGACACTGCTGAGCGGCAGTTCGGGAGCCTCGACGAGTACGCGCGTGAGCGCATCGCCTCGAAGTTGGACGAGATCGTCGATGATCAGTGGCGCGAACCGAGCGACTACCTGGAGCCGCTTCAGGGTGCGCCTCACCAGAAACTCCGCATCGGCCCGTTCCGTCTCGGCTGTCGGGCAGACCGTGACAAGAAGATCCTCTACGTCCTCCGAATCCGGAAACGGGGCGGTGATGCCTATCGCGGAGACGACGACTAAGCCGACTCGCCCGTGTAGACGTAGTCGTCGCCGTCCATCTCCACGCCGGGCAGCTGCGTGAGCGTGTTGAAGTCACGGCCCTGCGACTCGTTCTTCTTCACCCAGTTCCCCCAGAACGACCCGAACGACGCGTAGGCGACGTCGAGGCCGCACTCCTCGACGAGGTCCTCCAGGTCGCCCTTCGACACGCGCTCGCCCGGGTGGTCGCGCAGGTGCTCGTAGAACGCCAGCACGGTCTCCACACGAGCCTCGTACTTCGACCCGCTTCCCGACAGGTCCAGAGACCGGAGTACGTCTTCGGCGTCCTCCTGCACGCTCTCTTGGGGCGACTCAGCGGCTTCCTGTTCCGGCGGGGGTGATGGAGCGTCTCGACGCTCCGTGCGCGAGTGTGGACTCTCAGGCGGCTCCTGTGAGGCCGACTGGTCGCCCTCCTCGATGAGCCGCCAGATGACGTCTTCGTAACTGTCTCCACGTTCTTTGCGCTCGTGCAGTTCATCGGCCAGTTCGTCACTGACCTGGATCGTCGTTCGTCCCATATCGTTCGTTGTGTCTGCTATGGTCATAAAGACCCTATGAGCCTATGTTCTCTACAGTAACATAGTTCTATGGTTGCCATAGATTTATTATGCCGCAGTATAGACTACGTGGTAAGCACGGAAACTGGCCGTCCTCAGAAGGATGGCCGGGGGCGCTGGAACGCCCTCGACCGTGCTGGTAAGGAAACCAGCAATGTCAGCAAACGACTGCAACGGCCATAACGGCCACGATACGGACGACTGTACAGCCACCGAACCGAACTGGGAGAGCGTCGCTCGGAGCGCGCTCGCCGAGTTGTTCTTCACCCGGAAGCTCGAACTCCAGAACAGCCTCGGGACCATCGAGGCGCGCCTGGGTCGGTTCAGCGACGATGACCTCACGGCGGAGCACATCAGGCAGTTCCGGAACGACTTCTACGACCTCCAGCGCCTCGTCGAGGAGGACATCGTCCCGCTCGTGGACGGCGTGGAGCCGTACGAGCAGGCGACGATGAACCTCACGGCGGGACAGAAGGCTAAGGCTCTCGATCTCCGCTGGGAGGACGTCCGCGACCTCCCGCGGAAGAGTGAGATCGAGGACGAGGAAGAAGAGGAGACGGAGGGTGACGATGCGGACGAGTGACGCCCGCGTGACCGCTCGCATGCGCCGGACCGAGAGCGGCGAAGTCCTCCGCGAGTACATCGTGGACGGCGTCGCCTACGGTTCAATCGATGCGGTGAAGACGGCTCTCGGGGGTGCCTAACTCCATGCAGGAACACTGGAGCCGGAGAGGCTACCTCGGTAGCGTCGCAGGTCTCGCGGGCGCGCTGGCAGGCGTCTCGAACAGCGACCGAGACCGTGAGGAGGACGACGCCGACGCCCAGACCCCAGGGCTTCAGACGATCACGCTCCGCATCCCGAAGGAGGTAGCCGACGATCTCGACGTCGAGGCCGGCGACAGCGTCCTCTACCAGGGCACGAACTGACTATCGAACACCCTTCTCTCAAGTAGCACACCACCAACATCGAATCCATGTCCGACGACGACACCGCCGAGATCACCGTCACGTACCGACCCGACGACCAGCGCGCTGAGGTCCGCTGCGACTACCCCGGCGACGACCCGGAGGACCGCGACGACCGCGTTCGCCAGCTCTTCGAGGCGGTCTACGAAGCGGCTTCGGACGAACTGGAGGACGAGGGCCTGCACGTCATCGCCGGTGGCGAGGTGACCGACGCCGAGAACGCCGTCGCGCACTCCTTCGGCACCGACGACGACGTCCCGACGATCTGACCGACACCGACCACCCCTCTTTTCGAGCGCCTCGACGAGACGGTTAGACGAACTGAGA
This DNA window, taken from Halogeometricum borinquense DSM 11551, encodes the following:
- a CDS encoding ribbon-helix-helix domain-containing protein codes for the protein MSEADTPPDKTTVNIRITETFLADVDGAWEDLGYNSRSEFIRDVLRDAVKHPDFNRADLKAMLAGEVDIQEGRTHTSDEVKAEYGLDGEDE
- a CDS encoding tyrosine-type recombinase/integrase, which produces MSTTETTQAKSWMKPDQVKRVRSVCLSETFPTYLQQRNYAMITVLADTGLRVSELVDLDVGDLHLDAERPHIYLPSHKQKGRPGDATVYLDDFGDVYSARDTLKQYLTGRWKEPENGALFPSRESDRATPRSVQRVVKRAAQAADVTPQVKSVATEDSEPSPEDVTPHTFRHSVAYRIIVEQGGRLEDVQRHLRHSSRETTDRIYSHLV
- a CDS encoding AbrB/MazE/SpoVT family DNA-binding domain-containing protein codes for the protein MQEHWSRRGYLGSVAGLAGALAGVSNSDRDREEDDADAQTPGLQTITLRIPKEVADDLDVEAGDSVLYQGTN
- a CDS encoding type II toxin-antitoxin system RelE family toxin, whose protein sequence is MSDDWRWELTDTAERQFGSLDEYARERIASKLDEIVDDQWREPSDYLEPLQGAPHQKLRIGPFRLGCRADRDKKILYVLRIRKRGGDAYRGDDD